From Daphnia magna isolate NIES linkage group LG2, ASM2063170v1.1, whole genome shotgun sequence:
atagttttataaatttaaatttaaaatgaaaatcagggCATCCGTTTGGGCTCCATCATCATGCATAAAGCAACTCGGAACAAGCGCTATTTAGCTGGTAGTGCTTTTAAATTTATGAATGGTTTGGTTTCTTTACGTCTACGCTGGGCCCTAGACAACCACGAAAATCTCCGTCAAGCAGCCCAAGAAGGTCACGCTCTTTTGGGTACCATAGAGACGTTCCTTATCTATAGGTAAAATTCTGTTTTTGTGATTTCCGTTGAAAACGTACTATTTTTGTTTGCCGGTTTGTCCTCAATAGATTGACGCAAGGTCGTCTCCACGCAACGGATTACAGCAATGTCTGTGTGAGTGGGCTATGGGATCCTTACACTTTTCAATGGGTTGACTGGCTGATAAACATGCTGGATATTCCTAAATCCATGCTTCCAGAAATTAAAGATTCCTGCGGCAGCCATTGGGGTTCTATtcataaaaatatttttggtgCTGAAATTCCGATACGTTGCGTTGTGagtatttattattttctctgTCTAATACTCATCACTAATGTGGAATGAAACCTATCTTGCATTGTCTAGGTATCGGATCAAGGCGCTTCGTTATTCGGCTCGCTATCTTTCAACCAAGGGGATGTCCGGTTAACGATGGGTACCGGTTCCTTTGTCTCGTACAACACGAGCGAAAAACCACATGCCTCCGTCTCTGGTCTATATCCAGTAGTAGGGTGGAAGATTGGTGATGAAGTGGTCTTCATTGCAGAAGGTCATTCTAGCGACACGGCCACTGTCATCGAATGGTGTCGCGAGATTGACCTTTTTGAAGACTATAACGAAATTGAGAAAATAATTACTTCCATACCGAATAGTGATGATGTTTTTTTCGTTCCAGCATTCAGTGGAATCCAAGTacttttaagaaaaatttcaatttgcGAACGTTTCGTTTCTAAAACTGTTACGTAACACTAGGCACCCATTAACGACGAAACCGTTGCTACAGGTTTCATTGGGATCAAACCTTCCACACGCAAAGCCCATCTTTTGCGAGCCGCAGTCGAATCGTTAGCTTTCAGGGTGTACCAAATGTGCCAGCTGATGTACCAGGAAACAGGCCAAGTCGTAACAAAGATGCGAGTCGACGGCGGTGTAAGTCGGTAAGATGTTTGTCGTATGGATGAGAATGTCCACCTTCGGTGTCCATTAGCATCCAACAACGTAGTaaaatttgaaacatttaAATGGACATTAAATCTTTTTCTCCCAAATGTCAGCAATGATTTTTTGATGCAGCTGATCGCTGATCTTACTATGATGACCATTGATCGTCCGGTATTTATTGAAAGTGCCGCTCATGGCGCCGCAATGATGGCAGGACTCTCTTTCGGTACTATTCTCAATTTTAGCACGATATTCATAAACAATGAAACTAACATGCTCTATATTTTAAGGGATATGGAATTCGCGAAGTGAATTGCAACATATGCGACAAACGGAGCGTATCTTCCTCCCTGTTGAAAATCGCTGGTAAATCACAGAAAGATGCTATTTAAATGACCACGAGTGACTATTTCATTACCTGATCACAGGTTGGATTATGCCCCACTGTACAGTTCATGGAAAAATGCCGTCCGAAGGCTTTGTCATTGGTATTAGGTTGATATCAACgacaaaggaaaaacaaatcaaagctgACTACCCACATTTCCTAAGGTTATTTCACCGTTTTTCTCCTAATCAAAAAGTTTACGTTGTGGAGAATTTTCTCGAAATGTTTTTCACTGTAGGTTTTCAAAGGAAACTATTTTTCTAAGTGTAAAATGTTAAATTGGACCAGCTATGCCTTTTCATTCTTTTGGGTGTTTTTACATTCTGTCACACAAAGCGAATATACTCGGGAATCTGCAAGAAAATCCGCTGACTTTTGTGTCATACTTTATGTGTTTATCGAACATGCAACAGTAAAAATGTGATGCTTTCCAGAAGATGGGCTTTCATTTAATTGTTTGGGTATTATTAACATGACACGTTTGGTCTTTTAAAGTCCCTGTAAGAGCAGGAAATATTTTCGCTGCTTGAATAAAACAGTAATACTCTTGTTTGTTCGAGGTAGagaatttaaaattaatagaTAACTCCACTAAActaaataagaaagaaagcaaGGTAAGCAGCTTATCTATTAGAAACACAAGGAGTGGTAAGATTTCAACCTTACCGGGAATTGATTGCTAGCCAAGCGGAATTGATTCAAATGAATAGCAAAATTCCCGTCTGCAATTTTCCGATAGCAAGTAACGTCACTAACATTAAAGTAACCGATAGTACAGCAACAAAGCAAAGCACGCCAAAAAGATGATTTTTAATGGAAAATGCAAAATATGACAAAGCAAGACGAACGGATGTtcacaaagaaaataattttccCGTGTATGATGTTGGAATATTAATTTAATATCACCATTCCAAGTAAAATTAACCTCAGCAAGTCTACCCATTAATATTGAAAATCCTCCATATATTACGCACCGTTAATTTTGCCTCACTAATGTATTCCGAGAAGCAGAGACCGTGAAATCCTCTTCCACTCTACCGATTGAGCAGTCGCAATTTTGGCTTCAAAGAAAGGCAAAGAAGGTACTTCATTCACATTTCGTGGTTAAGCATGATATCCAAAGACCCATTCTTCGGATATGTTCATCATAAATGGATCACCATTCAGGCGTAATTGATTCAAATGAGTTGCGAGTTCTCGCCTGCCGCTTTGTGATAACAAGACTGTGTCGGCATCATTCTCTTCTCACCCGCCGTCCCTTCTTGTATAAATAGCGACCGAGTGCGTGCAAAGAAACCAAAGAACTCGGCGCTCTTGACTGGTGTAAGTTCTCACACCGGAGTAGCAAATAACAGTCTAACTGCACTAACTAATATATTTAGGAAAACAACACTAATCAAAAAGATGGTTAAATTGTTGCTTGTCACAGCTTCCCTTTGGCTAGTACTGGCCATCAGCCAATACAATTGCGACTCTTCCGTTGCTCTAGGCAATATTCGGTAAGTGCAATCATTCTAACTTAAAAGTTTGCTAATAACCCGTGCCAGGGATCTTAATTCAACGTCTTTTGTTTGTGACTATGAATTGAAATCTCTGTAATCCGTTTGAAATTTCaggaatgaagaaagaaaccGTTTAAATCCTAGCGACTTAAAAGAGGAAATTAGAAGAGTTGTGAACGATGAACGCCGCATGGAACACGATCGTCGCCGTACATCAGAAACTCACCGTCGAGAGGTCGATGAGCGATCAACACCTGACGATCGTCGCATCGAGAGAAGTAGAACGGAAGATAGACGCCAATCAGTGGACGGGACACGCTCAGCTGTCCGAAGCCAAATGGAGCGCCGTGTCGACCAACATCGTGAAGAAGAGCGTAGAGTGGCCGACCGCCGAGGAGATCAGCTCCGTGAAAACGAAGACAGGCGATCCAGCGAAAGGAGAATGGACGAACGTCGAGGTGCCGTCGAAAATCGACGAGATGAAAACAGAAATGAAGAGCGCCGAAGCGATGAACGCCGGAATGAAGCGGAAAGATCCGTCGTACGTCAGCGGGACGAACGCCAAGAAGAAAGACGTGAAACGCAGCGTCAGTCTGACCGACGCCAAGATGAACGCGTTCAACAACGCCGAACAGGTGAAGAACGCGAGCGTCGATCGGTtcagaaaagaagagaagaaaatcgCCAAGAAAACGGACAGATTCGAGTTGACGAACGCAGGAACGAAGTAGAAAGAACAACCGAACGTCGCCAGCACAGATCGAGCGAGAATCGACGAGAAGAAAGACGTCAAAATGAGAACGACGATGAACGAGTCGAGCAACGTCGAAGCGAAGAGCGCAGGACAATAAATCTTGATGCCCGTAGTGAACGTCGAGCTATCCAGGATGGTGCCCAGGAAAGCAATGAACGCCGTGTTGTTGTCGAGCGTAAGGACCAACAGCGACAATCTCTCGAACGGGAAGATGAAGGACGCCGCAACGATGAACGCCGAAATGGAGATGAACGATCTCGTGAAGATGTTGAACGTCGTGTTGATCAAcgtcgcgatgatcgtctTGCCACTGTGTCGGAAACAAGTCGTCTCGGGGTCAGAGATCTTTCTGAGAAGAGAATGACTCGTCGCGATATTCGTATAATTAACAAGGAAGATGACTCACTGATTCTGAAGCCGACATTTACCAAGGTCTTCGACTTGGTAAAAGATAAGGTATCCAACAGTGATTGGGTATCTTCCGTCTCCCTCGGCCTTGTCACCGTCGCCGCTTTGGCCATTCAGCAACAACGCACAGTTAAAATCGCTTGAAAATTTCCTCTATGTATGTTTACACTACACGCAGATCTCTAATTCCTTTTAACCAGTGGTTCGTTACATAACTTCTTTAACTCCCCTCTTGCTTTAAATGTAAAATATACTCATTACAAGCATTCAAATGTGTACTCTCTTCGttttgaaaaagtaagttttcAGTGACTCATCCATCATCGTCAAAACTACTTCGTTTCAAACTTAAGCAAAATGTTGTTTACTGAGAAAAAGACTTTGATTCCAACGCCTCTCTTTGGTTTTCAGTGACAAAAACTGGAATCAAGGGAAACAGAAGACTGATATCTCTAAGATCGTCACAGTAAACGTAAAATTAAGGCAAGGCTTAAGCGCCATTGGCCTGATAGACATAAGTTCTCCTGTATACGCCACAAAGGCGTCATAATCTGATAGCAGATCCTCATAACGTTGTAAATATGTGGCAGGTGGTTACATGAGTGACACATAAGATAGATTCCTTTGCAATAGTCATACAAGCTTACTGGTTGAAATGTACCATAAAACTTgaaatccgttttttttttttacgaacaCTTCGTTTTCTTGAACTCTTGTATTATTACATGGCTGCTAAATCCATGCTTCTAGTCAGCTGCTATACATTGCTGCCATCATACGTTGAAactttttgatattttttcttAAGGTTTAGCATGgttaaaaatatgaaattgcTGTAATCTGGGTCTGATTATTTCCATGCCACTTATCGGTGAAATTGTTATCGAGTAAAACAATGAATGAAATTCAGTAATGTAGTCTACCGCCAGGGTCGCTGAGATATGCCCGCTAAATTAGTGGGTGCGGACTGCAGATCATCAACAATCTTTTGGCCTTCACTGGAAAGTGGGCCGTTCCGAGCTAAAACCGGAGAAAGTTGGAAATGATCTAGTGACAGTTTACTAGGGGATTTGTTATTGTGCATGTATTAATGCACCGCTGGTGTGACAGTAGATCTGAACTAGATGAATCTTGGAACAGAGTTGATTGCCAATTCGGCGGTCACGGTCAGGCCAAGGGGTTCTCCACTTTGCTCCAAGGATGCCCTTACGGACGATTTTGGTTGGACAGTGCAAGCCGTCCTTGCATGTTTAGCTTTTACATGCCTTGTTCGTAAGTTTAGTATTTATAAAAATTCATGTATTACTCATATTGACTTATGTTTCATTAACTGTAATACTCATTTGGCAGTAAAGAGGTTTTGTGAACCTGCCCGGAGGAGACGATCCTGGCTTGTTTGGTTCTATGATACCTCAAAGCAAGGTCTAGGTTCACTTGTTATTCACATGGCAAATATATATCTTGCAACATTATTCCAAGGAGATCCATGTACATGGTAAATCTGATTTACACAATTTGTTGGCttatcattatttttattaaacaatGAAAACTTTACAGGTACATTGTCAGTTTCTTGCTCGACTCTTCAGTAGGTCTGCTAGTCATTTATGCATGCATTCGACTCACAGTCAAATTAGCTGACAAGTGGAAGTGGCAATACCTCTATTTTGGAGAATATGGTATGATAACTACCATTAAAACTTTCTTGCTTTATATTAGGACTAATAAGATCAATTATGCACTGTTTCTTATCAAGGAAACCCTGCAAGTGCTAAAGCCTGGGCGGCACAGTCTGGGGTTTACATGGGGATAATGGTGGTAGAAAAAGTACTCATAACAATCCTAGTCCAGTTGGAGTTTTGGGACAAAGTATAACACCtattatctaaaaaaaaaaaaacagaaattatCAGTAACAGACGTTTTTGCAGGTTCGTGATCTGATTCTCTCCCCAATAACAGATCCAAAGGTGGCTATCACCGTGGTGTTGCTAGTGATACCTTTCTTCGTTAAtgtaattttctcttttttcttttttttttccctcttgtttaactaataattttttattctattttgcACTAAGGTTCTGATGTTTTGGGTGACTGACAATTTCCTTATGAAAAAGCCAAAGCGTGGTCGGAAGCGAGCTGTTCGATACCAAAGAGTGGTCAACAATAACAGCAATCTGGATAGTTTACCAGAGGACTCCGACGCCCTTTTATCCGGAGATGAAGATCTGCTTGATTCCCCCGAAGAAGCGGCCACTACACCACTGGCCTTTAAGAATGTCGACGAATTACTAAATGTAAACCGAAGAAACAACTCGGTAGTCTGATCATGTAAATCACTGCATTCCTCTTCgggattttgttttctaacaGTACGACGACTTCTAAATTTGTGTATATAACGGAGCAATAATATACTGACAACTAGCGGCCAAGGTGCACCCTATTTTGAAAAGGGCTAGTTTATTCCAAAGCTCCCTCTTCATGTGTTCGTCATCAAAGAAGGTTAACGACCTGTTCTTATTCTCTCTTCCGATATCTTGTAATGCCAGTACAATGACTGTGAGAAATTAAATTCATCAATTCTTGAAACTGGTGTATAGTTTAAAAAACCGAATTTTGTTCTTCAGAGCATGTCatgaaacattaaaaaaaataaaaacataggTCATGGCATAAAACGTTTTTCGCTTAGTGAAACAGTTAATTGCCGAACTTCTTTGAGATTAAGTTGCTCGTTCCCCGTATACCTACGAACAAAACATAAATTCCGATTTTTCAAATAGTAAAGCGTATTCATGTTAGCTGGGACGACGATTCTGATCACATAAAGTGCTTGATTTGGCTTTGTGGTCCTCGTATTCTCATCTCTTACGGGAATGAAATTAACACTGACTAGTGAAGACGGAAGTAAAGGCGAGAGCTGGTGTAAAAAGACATTGTCCAATCCTGTAAACCAAACAAATACTTACGAAAAAATAAGACAGAAACATTTAATTGATTACCACAACGAAGTCCATCTCGCTGTTCATGGTTGACACGAACACCTTCTATCCTTCCAGAGTTGCTGATGCCAAAGTGAATTGTGCCGCCTTCAAAAGAATGCTTTAATTGTTGCAAATTATGTAATGATTTGAAATTTACCTTTGTTGGAATTTAGCATTCCACAAATTACCTACGTATATGAAAAAAAGATCACGATTATTTAAGGTATTCAAGAATAGGCAACCGGAAAGTACATCTATGACCTCTGCAGTTGTTTCCAAAGAGATTTGTTCGACTGACTTTTCGAGCGAAATAGCATCCACCTCCAGATCCATGTTTTTCATGTCAATAAAGATGTAACGATCAATGGTATATTCATCAGACCTCGCTGATTTCCTACCGCTTTTTGCTAGATGAGCGATTGGTGTAGGTTTGAATTCCAATATGCTCATGCTGTACTGAAAAACTTTAGATCGCTGTTTGGAAATTCGTGAATGGGCTATGCTGAGCGGAGATTTGTTTGTGGCGTACAAAGAGGCTCTAGAGCACGAAAGCGTAGCTTCGCAGACTAGTTTATAAACTCCTTGAATGGTCTAAACTCCGTGGGAAAAAACATATTAATATAAAACTAATTCCGTAGGTATTTTGTTAGTTATGAACCTCTTCTAGTTCCGGAAAAACTCGAGCCAGTTCTAGAAAAACTATTGAATTCTTTAAGCAAAATTCCCTGATATAGAAATAGTGAATAGGCTTACCATCGTCAAACTTTCTCAGGTGGTTACTGTTATTTAATGAAACATCACGAGAGATTTTGCTTATCAGGCCCAATAGTGATTTAAGAAGTTCGGGGTCACTTAAGCTGAAACCGGATTCGTTGGTCCCAATAAAACCTTCCAAGAAACCTATCACACAATGATCTCGTTATGTATATTAAATATTCATGAAAGGAGATTATCCTAATTCTTACTGAAAAGTAAATTGAGGGCGTTAATTGAGGAAATGTCTTGTAAGGCTACTGGAATATCACTCAATAACTCCAAAATTTCGACGTTCAGCATTACTAGATCACGATTTAGAACCTGTTTCATGGAGCGACATTTAGTAAATTCAATGCATTGAAATCACTTTAATGGTACAACTACTCACCGCTGGTTTCAGTAGTAATAATTTGTGAAGACCAAGTGTTACAAATGTAGCCCTCCTAGATGGAATATGTTTTGATGATGAGGCTGATGAAGGTTAAGACCTGtacgcgaaaaaaaaaagtgactatggctattttctaTAGACAGCTACATCGTGTAAAGAGCATACAAACATCCTTGTACGTATCTTCGAGTATATACTTGACATACCCTTTCAAGCATCGGCACGATTTGAATTTTAGATTTAAATCTTCCTCCTCAAAATGCCCAAGACACTTGAGCAAGCACCCCAAAGTCTGATAAAAGGGTGCGTCAAATATGTGCTAATAAAGACACTTAAGAATGACTACTGTATGTTGTAAGTGACAATACTACTACTAAGAAGCTTATTGCATTACTTAATTAATTTTCAGACCAAAAACAGTAGTTTATAAATAGTAATGAATACATTTATGTTGTATGGAGATGATGTCTTACCTTGGCATGTAGGTGCACCAATGACTCACTCTCTATCAGTTCACTTCctatgaataaaaaatacatgGTCAGATCTGTTCCCATATTGCTTGATAATATTTCTATAACTTTAAGACTTAAGACTGgagaaaaatcaataaaaagtGACTGTTGATTGGTTTTTGGATAAACAGACAACATTCTGGTTATGTCAAGAAAGTCTTACTTAAACTGTTGATGATTTGTTCATACATGGAGTCCATAATTCCAAAAAGTGGAATGAATTTGTCATCTTTTTTGGCAATCACCAAGACACAATCAAGCATTTCATTCATGCTAACAATTGAATGATTTGAAGTTCCGGACGACTTCGCCTCATTGATTTTATTCAACTTCGTGCAAAATATTTCGACAAAACGTTTTTCAAAAACGAGAGTGGGGACAAAGTCAGGTTCGTTTAGCTTCAGAAGCAGCGCATTTGTAAAATTCTCGGCATTATTCATGGTTATAAAATCTAAAACCCACAAATGGAATAAAACTAGTGCAAAGACTTCAATTGTTTAAGTAAATCAAGGTAGACGATGGGGATACGAGGTTACAATTGTCAGAATCTCTGTTACGTCGTCTTTGAACTGAGATAGCAGACGATGATTGGCGAAGAAGCACAACAATAGCGGAAGGACATCTGGTGGCAAAATCTGTTTAAATCGGTACTTCGTCTGCTGCGCCTTGGCCAAACCACTGGACTGGCCAAACTCAAAAATCAAGTttctaaataaatatttcctgAGCAAACGACGTACGTTCTCTTGTCActtgtaaatatttttagcAATTGGTGTAAGTAACCAAGAAGTATCCCTCTTAGCTACCCGCAACAAAAAGGCAATCAGAATTTGTTCCTGTAACTGAACC
This genomic window contains:
- the LOC116917835 gene encoding LOW QUALITY PROTEIN: putative glycerol kinase 5 (The sequence of the model RefSeq protein was modified relative to this genomic sequence to represent the inferred CDS: deleted 1 base in 1 codon) yields the protein MASKRGDKNSKRSSSAGRKLIASVDFGTTSVRCFLFDHQGRVRSSAAVKVNQIYPQQGWNEIDPEDVWTKFQSVFKLALENADADVSDVKVFGLSTQRGSFVTWDKRTGKPFHNFITWKDLRADHLVKSWNNSWTIQGIRLGSIIMHKATRNKRYLAGSAFKFMNGLVSLRLRWALDNHENLRQAAQEGHALLGTIETFLIYRLTQGRLHATDYSNVCVSGLWDPYTFQWVDWLINMLDIPKSMLPEIKDSCGSHWGSIHKNIFGAEIPIRCVVSDQGASLFGSLSFNQGDVRLTMGTGSFVSYNTSEKPHASVSGLYPVVGWKIGDEVVFIAEGHSSDTATVIEWCREIDLFEDYNEIEKIITSIPNSDDVFFVPAFSGIQAPINDETVATGFIGIKPSTRKAHLLRAAVESLAFRVYQMCQLMYQETGQVVTKMRVDGGVSRNDFLMQLIADLTMMTIDRPVFIESAAHGAAMMAGLSFGIWNSRSELQHMRQTERIFLPVENRWLDYAPLYSSWKNAVRRLCHWY
- the LOC116917837 gene encoding trichohyalin, which codes for MVKLLLVTASLWLVLAISQYNCDSSVALGNIRNEERNRLNPSDLKEEIRRVVNDERRMEHDRRRTSETHRREVDERSTPDDRRIERSRTEDRRQSVDGTRSAVRSQMERRVDQHREEERRVADRRGDQLRENEDRRSSERRMDERRGAVENRRDENRNEERRSDERRNEAERSVVRQRDERQEERRETQRQSDRRQDERVQQRRTGEERERRSVQKRREENRQENGQIRVDERRNEVERTTERRQHRSSENRREERRQNENDDERVEQRRSEERRTINLDARSERRAIQDGAQESNERRVVVERKDQQRQSLEREDEGRRNDERRNGDERSREDVERRVDQRRDDRLATVSETSRLGVRDLSEKRMTRRDIRIINKEDDSLILKPTFTKVFDLVKDKVSNSDWVSSVSLGLVTVAALAIQQQRTVKIA
- the LOC116917842 gene encoding store-operated calcium entry regulator STIMATE translates to MNLGTELIANSAVTVRPRGSPLCSKDALTDDFGWTVQAVLACLAFTCLVLKRFCEPARRRRSWLVWFYDTSKQGLGSLVIHMANIYLATLFQGDPCTWYIVSFLLDSSVGLLVIYACIRLTVKLADKWKWQYLYFGEYGNPASAKAWAAQSGVYMGIMVVEKVLITILVQLEFWDKVRDLILSPITDPKVAITVVLLVIPFFVNVLMFWVTDNFLMKKPKRGRKRAVRYQRVVNNNSNLDSLPEDSDALLSGDEDLLDSPEEAATTPLAFKNVDELLNVNRRNNSVV
- the LOC116917836 gene encoding LOW QUALITY PROTEIN: uncharacterized protein LOC116917836 (The sequence of the model RefSeq protein was modified relative to this genomic sequence to represent the inferred CDS: deleted 1 base in 1 codon), producing the protein TIEVFALVLFHLWVLDFITMNNAENFTNALLLKLNEPDFVPTLVFEKRFVEIFCTKLNKINEAKSSGTSNHSIVSMNEMLDCVLVIAKKDDKFIPLFGIMDSMYEQIINSLRSELIESESLVHLHAKVLTFISLIIKHIPSRRATFVTLGLHKLLLLKPAVLNRDLVMLNVEILELLSDIPVALQDISSINALNLLFSFLEGFIGTNESGFSLSDPELLKSLLGLISKISRDVSLNNSNHLRKFDDVFLELARVFPELEETIQGVYKLVCEATLSCSRASLYATNKSPLSIAHSRISKQRSKVFQYSMSILEFKPTPIAHLAKSGRKSARSDEYTIDRYIFIDMKNMDLEVDAISLEKSVEQISLETTAEVICGMLNSNKGGTIHFGISNSGRIEGVRVNHEQRDGLRCGLDNVFLHQLSPLLPSSLVSVNFIPVRDENTRTTKPNQALYVIRIVVPANMNTLYYLKNRNLCFVRRYTGNEQLNLKEVRQLTVSLSEKRFMP